A DNA window from Pseudarthrobacter sp. W1I19 contains the following coding sequences:
- a CDS encoding RluA family pseudouridine synthase: MLERVVVAEQFGGSRADAGVAALLGISRSLAATLIAEGHILSKGKALGKSAKLVAGDVLQVSLPERRDPLEVVEEVVEGLKILLDDDDFVVVDKPVGVAAHPSPGWVGPTVVGGLAGAGYRISTSGSPERAGIVHRLDVGTSGAMVVAKSERAYTALKRAFKERTVDKVYHAVVQGLPDPLVGTIDAPIGRHPGHDWRFAVIEDGRPSVTHYEVVEAFGKASLVEVHLETGRTHQIRVHFSALRHPCAGDLTYGADPRLAATLGLTRQWLHARELGFEHPVTGESVRVVSDYPQDLAFALEVLESGRA, translated from the coding sequence ATGCTTGAGCGCGTTGTCGTCGCCGAACAGTTCGGCGGTTCCCGCGCTGATGCGGGCGTCGCCGCGCTCCTGGGGATTTCGCGCTCCCTGGCGGCAACCCTGATCGCTGAGGGCCATATCCTCAGCAAAGGCAAAGCACTGGGCAAGTCGGCCAAACTGGTGGCCGGAGACGTCCTCCAGGTGAGCCTGCCGGAACGGCGTGACCCCCTGGAAGTCGTGGAGGAAGTTGTGGAAGGCCTGAAGATCCTGCTGGACGACGATGATTTCGTCGTCGTCGATAAACCAGTGGGCGTCGCCGCCCATCCCTCCCCGGGCTGGGTGGGGCCCACTGTTGTGGGAGGCCTCGCCGGCGCAGGCTACCGCATCTCCACCTCAGGCTCACCCGAGCGGGCCGGCATTGTGCACCGGCTGGACGTCGGCACGTCAGGGGCGATGGTGGTGGCCAAGTCCGAACGCGCCTACACAGCCCTGAAGCGGGCGTTCAAGGAGCGCACCGTGGACAAGGTCTACCACGCCGTGGTGCAGGGCCTGCCCGATCCGCTGGTGGGCACCATCGACGCTCCCATCGGCAGGCACCCCGGCCATGACTGGCGGTTCGCCGTCATTGAGGACGGCCGGCCGTCCGTCACGCACTACGAGGTGGTGGAAGCCTTCGGCAAGGCAAGCCTGGTGGAAGTGCATCTGGAGACCGGCCGCACCCACCAGATCCGGGTGCACTTCTCCGCACTGCGCCACCCCTGCGCCGGTGACCTCACGTACGGTGCCGATCCCCGGCTCGCGGCCACATTGGGGCTGACCCGCCAGTGGCTGCACGCCCGGGAACTCGGCTTTGAGCACCCCGTCACGGGGGAGTCCGTGCGGGTTGTCAGCGACTACCCGCAGGACCTGGCGTTTGCCCTGGAAGTGCTGGAGTCCGGGCGGGCCTGA
- the lspA gene encoding signal peptidase II has protein sequence MTDELAADAARPVPPSPRPRRAVLLSLFAGFAVFAYVLDQLTKLWVTSSMVEGERIPVLPPLLHWYFIRNSGAAFSIGENVTWVFSIIMAAVAIAILFQVRKLGSIWWSLALGLLLGGALGNLTDRLFRQPSFGMGHVVDFIQLPNFAIFNIADSAVVSAVAVICILTLRGISIDGTRLTAGREKSADA, from the coding sequence ATGACTGACGAACTTGCCGCCGACGCCGCACGCCCTGTACCGCCCTCGCCACGGCCCCGCCGCGCCGTGCTGCTGTCCCTCTTTGCGGGGTTCGCAGTTTTTGCCTATGTGCTGGACCAGCTGACCAAGCTCTGGGTCACCTCCTCCATGGTGGAAGGGGAGCGGATCCCGGTACTGCCGCCCTTGCTGCACTGGTACTTCATCCGGAACTCGGGGGCGGCGTTTTCCATCGGGGAAAACGTCACCTGGGTGTTCTCCATCATCATGGCCGCGGTGGCTATCGCCATACTGTTCCAGGTCCGCAAGCTCGGCTCCATCTGGTGGTCCCTCGCGCTGGGCCTGCTGCTGGGCGGCGCGCTGGGCAACCTGACGGACCGGCTCTTCCGGCAGCCGTCCTTCGGCATGGGCCACGTGGTCGACTTCATCCAACTGCCGAACTTCGCGATCTTCAATATCGCCGACTCAGCGGTGGTGTCCGCCGTCGCGGTCATCTGTATCCTGACGTTGCGCGGCATTTCCATTGATGGAACCCGGCTGACGGCCGGCAGGGAAAAGTCCGCCGATGCTTGA
- a CDS encoding DivIVA domain-containing protein — protein sequence MALTPEDVVNKRFQPTKFREGYDQDEVDDFLDEIVVELRRLNQENDELRKKLAEAGSSVPASTVAAPVVEKVPAPVKSDKDEAREKAEAEAKAAEERKKKEVQQAAPAAAAPVAAAPAAATASAESAAGLLAMAQQMHDRHVADGQAQKDKIIAEAQIEASSLVNDAQEKSRKILGALEQQRSVLERKVEQLRGFERDYRSRLKAYIEGQLRDLDARGSVATPEVSEAN from the coding sequence ATGGCTTTGACGCCAGAAGACGTTGTCAACAAGCGCTTTCAGCCGACCAAGTTCCGCGAAGGCTACGACCAGGACGAGGTTGATGACTTCCTGGACGAAATCGTCGTCGAACTCCGCCGCCTGAACCAGGAAAACGACGAACTTCGCAAGAAGCTCGCCGAAGCCGGTTCCAGCGTTCCTGCCAGCACCGTTGCCGCACCCGTGGTGGAGAAGGTTCCCGCGCCCGTCAAGTCCGACAAGGACGAAGCCCGCGAGAAGGCCGAAGCAGAAGCCAAGGCCGCCGAAGAGCGCAAGAAGAAGGAAGTCCAGCAGGCCGCCCCGGCAGCTGCCGCTCCTGTTGCCGCCGCACCGGCCGCCGCCACGGCTTCAGCCGAATCCGCTGCCGGGCTGCTCGCGATGGCACAGCAGATGCACGACCGCCACGTCGCAGACGGCCAGGCGCAGAAGGACAAGATCATCGCCGAGGCGCAGATCGAAGCCAGCAGCCTGGTCAACGACGCACAGGAGAAGTCCCGCAAGATCCTCGGCGCCCTGGAGCAGCAGCGTTCGGTGCTCGAGCGCAAGGTGGAGCAGCTGCGCGGCTTCGAGCGCGACTACCGTTCACGCCTGAAGGCCTACATTGAAGGCCAGCTGCGCGACCTCGATGCCCGCGGTTCAGTGGCTACGCCGGAAGTCAGCGAAGCCAACTAG
- a CDS encoding YggT family protein, whose translation MGIVFGLVYLALLLFFVALIIRLVFDWVQMFAREWRPRGAALVAAHAVYSITDPPLNGLRRLIPPLRLGGISLDLGFLVLFIGVSIAMGITRSLA comes from the coding sequence ATGGGAATTGTTTTCGGGCTTGTCTATCTCGCACTCCTGCTGTTCTTTGTCGCCCTGATCATTCGCCTGGTGTTTGACTGGGTCCAGATGTTTGCCCGGGAATGGCGACCCCGGGGAGCCGCACTGGTGGCGGCGCACGCCGTGTACTCCATCACCGATCCGCCGCTGAACGGACTGCGGCGGCTGATCCCGCCGCTGCGCCTGGGCGGCATCTCGCTGGACCTGGGCTTCCTGGTCCTGTTCATTGGAGTCAGTATTGCCATGGGGATCACCAGAAGCCTCGCTTGA
- a CDS encoding cell division protein SepF: protein MAGALRKTMIYLGLADGDEHYESEQQTTRKDEDETMEVDREERRAPAPVREVSRESSYTPEEEYRAPVTPIKRAASSREEATGLRQITTIHPRSYNDAKLIGESFRDGIPVIMNVTDMGEADAKRLVDFSAGLVFGLRGSIERVTNKVFLLSPSYVEVIGDDKKASETTASFFNQS, encoded by the coding sequence ATGGCCGGCGCTCTGCGCAAGACAATGATCTATCTTGGGCTCGCCGACGGCGATGAACACTACGAGTCCGAGCAACAGACCACACGTAAGGATGAGGACGAAACGATGGAAGTTGACCGTGAGGAGCGCCGTGCCCCTGCACCCGTCCGCGAGGTCAGCCGCGAATCGTCCTACACCCCCGAAGAGGAATACCGCGCCCCAGTGACCCCCATCAAGCGCGCGGCCTCGAGCCGCGAGGAGGCCACCGGTCTCCGCCAGATCACCACTATCCACCCGCGTTCCTACAACGATGCCAAACTCATCGGTGAAAGCTTCCGTGACGGCATCCCCGTCATCATGAACGTTACGGACATGGGTGAGGCTGACGCCAAGCGCCTGGTGGACTTCTCTGCCGGCCTTGTTTTTGGCCTCCGCGGAAGCATTGAGCGGGTGACCAATAAGGTCTTCCTGCTCTCGCCGTCCTACGTGGAGGTCATCGGCGACGACAAAAAGGCCAGTGAAACTACGGCCAGCTTCTTCAACCAAAGCTGA
- a CDS encoding YggS family pyridoxal phosphate-dependent enzyme has protein sequence MTEALAGGDARSRELGTRLAAVRQRIGTAAAAAGREGILPTLIVVTKFHPAGDIRRLAALGVTDVGENRDQEASAKALELADCGLTWHFVGQLQSKKAKSVLRYAAAVHSVDRPQLVDALARAAQAERDATGRAPLDCFIQVSLEDDAGAHRGGAAPEEVLPLAERIAISAGLELAGVMAVAPLGAPPEAAFEKLARVSARLVTEHPAATAISAGMSQDLEAAVAFGATHLRIGSDILGSRPAVG, from the coding sequence ATGACTGAGGCCTTGGCAGGCGGTGACGCGCGCTCCCGCGAACTCGGAACGCGGCTGGCCGCGGTACGGCAGCGCATCGGGACGGCGGCGGCCGCCGCAGGCCGGGAAGGAATTCTTCCCACCCTGATTGTGGTGACGAAGTTCCACCCTGCCGGGGACATCAGGCGGCTCGCGGCGCTGGGTGTGACCGACGTCGGCGAGAACCGCGACCAGGAGGCGTCGGCGAAGGCGCTTGAGCTGGCGGACTGTGGCCTTACCTGGCACTTCGTTGGCCAGCTGCAAAGCAAGAAGGCCAAATCCGTGCTTCGGTACGCCGCCGCCGTACACTCTGTGGACCGGCCCCAGCTCGTGGACGCGCTCGCCAGGGCGGCGCAGGCCGAGCGGGACGCCACGGGGCGGGCGCCGCTGGACTGTTTTATCCAGGTCAGCCTCGAGGACGACGCCGGAGCGCACCGCGGCGGCGCCGCTCCCGAGGAAGTGCTGCCGCTGGCTGAACGGATAGCAATCTCCGCGGGCCTCGAATTGGCCGGGGTCATGGCCGTGGCCCCGCTGGGTGCCCCGCCGGAAGCCGCCTTCGAAAAACTCGCCCGGGTCTCGGCCCGGCTGGTCACGGAGCATCCCGCCGCCACAGCCATATCCGCCGGCATGAGCCAGGACCTGGAAGCGGCCGTCGCGTTCGGAGCGACACACCTGAGAATCGGCTCCGATATTCTCGGATCGCGTCCCGCTGTGGGGTAG
- a CDS encoding polyphenol oxidase family protein, translated as MFQWRAQVRPGVSIAFTNAEAGNLALHVGDDPGAVSRRRGDLERAIGAAPQGLRFMNQVHGNTVAVMGGDSPAPEADAMVSRGVPLAVMVADCIPVLLTGESPDGPVLAAVHAGRPGIANGVIPAALDRMKSLGAGGIRAWLGPSICGNCYEVPAGLQDEVSTVVPAARTTTSWGTPGLDLPAGARSQLEQAGVSVEYSGPCTLETPSLFSYRRNSNTGRFAGLIWCHD; from the coding sequence TTGTTCCAGTGGCGTGCCCAAGTCCGGCCCGGTGTCTCCATCGCCTTTACCAATGCTGAAGCCGGAAACCTGGCGCTGCACGTGGGTGACGATCCCGGTGCGGTAAGCCGGCGGCGCGGGGACCTGGAACGGGCTATCGGCGCAGCGCCCCAGGGGCTGCGGTTCATGAACCAGGTGCACGGCAATACGGTGGCGGTTATGGGCGGGGATTCGCCTGCGCCGGAAGCTGACGCCATGGTTTCGCGCGGCGTCCCGCTGGCGGTGATGGTTGCGGACTGCATCCCTGTCCTGCTCACCGGGGAGTCGCCGGACGGACCAGTCCTCGCCGCGGTCCATGCAGGCCGTCCCGGCATCGCCAACGGGGTGATTCCGGCCGCCCTGGACAGGATGAAGTCCCTTGGTGCCGGCGGTATCCGCGCATGGCTGGGACCTTCGATCTGCGGCAACTGCTATGAGGTGCCCGCCGGGCTGCAGGACGAGGTTTCCACCGTTGTCCCCGCTGCACGTACCACCACGTCCTGGGGCACCCCCGGCCTGGACCTGCCGGCGGGTGCCCGCAGCCAGCTGGAACAGGCAGGCGTCAGTGTTGAATACAGCGGCCCCTGCACCCTGGAGACGCCCTCCCTGTTCTCCTACCGCCGGAACAGCAACACGGGCCGCTTCGCGGGCCTGATCTGGTGCCATGACTGA
- the ftsZ gene encoding cell division protein FtsZ — MAAPQNYLAVIKVVGIGGGGVNAVNRMIEVGLRGVEFIAINTDAQALLMSDADVKLDVGRELTRGLGAGANPEVGKQAAEDHADEIEEVLRGADMVFVTAGEGGGTGTGGAPVVARIARSLGALTIGVVTRPFTFEGRRRAGSAEAGIDALRDEVDTLIVIPNDRLLSISDRNVSVLDAFRSADQVLLSGVQGITDLITTPGLINLDFADVKSVMQGAGSALMGIGSARGEDRAVKAAELAIASPLLEASIDGAHGVLLSIQGGSDLGLFEINEAARLVQEVAHPEANIIFGAVIDDALGDEARVTVIAAGFDDVKATSPSMDQSQPQTAPQRPAVPATAPAPAQAPSAGSHQASVQPIHAGVGAAGLSNWGQQRPSAVPADSGFDVDLPSVVEPDLTGSHSDDLDVPDFLK, encoded by the coding sequence GTGGCAGCTCCGCAGAATTACTTGGCCGTCATCAAAGTCGTCGGCATCGGCGGCGGTGGCGTGAACGCAGTCAACCGCATGATCGAGGTCGGCCTCCGAGGTGTTGAATTCATCGCCATCAACACCGACGCCCAGGCCCTGCTGATGAGCGATGCCGACGTCAAGCTTGACGTGGGGCGCGAGCTGACCCGCGGCCTTGGAGCGGGTGCCAACCCCGAGGTGGGCAAGCAGGCTGCAGAGGACCACGCCGACGAGATCGAGGAAGTCCTGCGTGGCGCCGACATGGTGTTCGTCACCGCAGGCGAAGGTGGCGGAACCGGCACCGGCGGCGCTCCGGTCGTCGCCCGCATCGCCCGTTCCCTGGGCGCCCTGACTATCGGTGTGGTGACGCGTCCGTTCACCTTCGAAGGCCGCCGCCGCGCCGGTTCCGCCGAAGCCGGCATCGACGCCCTGCGCGACGAAGTGGACACCCTGATCGTGATCCCCAACGACCGCCTCCTCTCCATCAGCGACCGCAATGTCTCCGTCCTGGATGCCTTCCGTTCCGCTGACCAGGTGCTGCTCTCCGGCGTCCAGGGCATCACCGACCTCATCACCACCCCCGGCCTGATCAACCTTGACTTTGCCGACGTCAAGTCCGTCATGCAGGGCGCCGGTTCGGCGCTGATGGGCATCGGCTCCGCCCGTGGCGAAGACCGGGCCGTCAAAGCAGCCGAGCTCGCCATCGCCTCGCCGCTGCTGGAAGCCTCCATCGACGGCGCGCACGGCGTGCTGCTGTCCATCCAGGGTGGTTCGGACCTTGGCCTCTTCGAGATCAACGAAGCTGCGCGCCTGGTCCAGGAGGTGGCACACCCGGAGGCCAACATCATCTTCGGCGCCGTCATCGACGACGCCCTGGGCGACGAAGCCCGCGTGACGGTCATCGCCGCCGGGTTCGACGACGTCAAGGCCACCTCGCCCTCGATGGACCAGTCCCAGCCCCAGACCGCTCCCCAGCGGCCGGCCGTTCCTGCAACTGCCCCGGCGCCTGCCCAGGCGCCTTCCGCAGGCAGCCACCAGGCCAGCGTCCAGCCCATCCACGCTGGAGTGGGTGCAGCTGGGCTCAGCAACTGGGGCCAGCAGCGCCCGTCAGCGGTCCCGGCTGACTCAGGCTTCGACGTCGACCTCCCTTCCGTAGTGGAGCCGGACCTCACCGGCAGCCACTCGGATGACCTGGATGTCCCCGACTTCCTGAAGTAG